CAGGGAAAGGGGACGACCTTCTGCGCCTACTTCCCCGAGGCGACCGGGATCGCGGAGGAGGCGTCCGACGCCGCTGATCCGGGACCTGGGCCGACAGGTCCTGGAGACCCACGGGTACACCGTGTGCCTCGCGTCGGACGGCAGGGAGGCGATCGAATGGTACGCGGCGAACCGGGAGCGGGTCGATCTCGTCATCCTCGACCTGACGATGCCGCACCGTTCCGGCCTGGAGGTCTTCCGGGCGATCCGCGCGATGAATCCTTCGGCGAAGGTCATCCTGTCGAGCGGGAACACGCCGTCGGAGGAGATCGGGGGGACCGCGTTCCTCCCCAAGCCGTACCGCGCCGACACGCTGGCGCGGATCGTCCGGTCGGTGCTCGACGTCGACCTGACTCCCTGACGGCTACCCGTTTCCCTTCTTTCCCTTCAGCGCGAGGTGGATGGCCGCCCGGAAGATGTAGCCGGACAGGTGCATCAGCGTGTCGTTCCGGTCGGGGGCGATCTCCATCGAGGCCATGCACGGATGGTGGTGGTGCCGCAGGGCCCCGGTATCGGCCGCTTCCGAAAGCCGCGTTCCCGGGAGGACCGACGCCACGAAGCCGGCCGCCCCGCACGGGCAGTCCCGTTCCACGGTCACCGACCCGACACGGTCTCCGTCCGCCTCGATCCGCATCCGGGGACGGCCGAATCGCGCCGCGAATTCCGAGAGGTGCGGGTGCGGCCCCCCGTCGAATCCGCACAGCGGGGAGGCGAAGGCGACCGCCACCCCGATCCGGCCCAGGCGCTTCCGCACCTGGTTCTCCAGGCCCGGGGGGCAGGCCGCCCGGTCGTCGACGGCGGCCAGGACCGCGGCGGCGCGGCACCGCGAGGCGATGTCGGGGATCAGCTCCGCCGCCCCCGCGGATTCGTGCAGGGACACGAGGAGATCCGCCGCGGGAACGGACGCCGGGAGGACCGCGTCGGGGTCGTCGATCACGAGGGGGAGGCGGGGAGAGAGGGGAAGGCGCGCGACCTCCCACCCGTCCGGGCGGCGGTTCGCGACGTTGTCCGCGATCCGCTCGCCGTACTTTCCCTGGGTGACGAAGAGGACCTTCACCCGGGCGTTCCCGCCAGGAGGCGCCCGCGAACGGCCGCGAGGAGCGCGTCGGCGGCCTTCGAACCGCCCGCCGGGAGATCGAGGAACGACCGCCCGGATTCCTCCCACGCCGGCAGCGCGGGGTCGTGCGGGAGGTCGGCCAGCGGCCGCAACCCCTCCACCGCCGGGACGCTGCGATCCGTCGCGGCGTACGGCCGGTTGAGCAGGAGCCATCGGCTTCCGACCGGAAGGGACAGCTCCCCGGCGAGGTCCCGGATGGCGGCGACGGCGGACATCCCGCGCGGGGTGGGGTCCCCGACCAGGACGAGGTGGTCGATCCGGAGGAGGTTCCTGCGCGACAGGTGCTCCATCCCCGCCTCGTTGTCCACCACGACCGCCCGGTACCCTCCCTCGAGCCGCGCAAGGGATCGGCGCAGCAGGTCGTTCACGTAGCAGTAGCACCCCGGCCCTTCGCCGCGCCCCATCGACACCAGGTCGGCCGCGTCCCCCTCGGAGACGCGCCGCTGGACCTCGGAGGCCACCCGGTCCGCGAGCGATACCGCATCGCGCGGCGCGGCCCCCGGGAGCAGCTCCTCGCGCAGGCCGCCCAGCCCCTCGGGGGCGGGGAGCCCGAGCAGGAGGTGGAGGTTCGCGTTCGGGTCGGCGTCCACCGCCAGGAGCGGTCGTACTCCGCACCCCGCGA
The genomic region above belongs to Deltaproteobacteria bacterium and contains:
- a CDS encoding AAA family ATPase, whose translation is MTTVIAVAGKGGVGKTTCSALLVRALAGCGVRPLLAVDADPNANLHLLLGLPAPEGLGGLREELLPGAAPRDAVSLADRVASEVQRRVSEGDAADLVSMGRGEGPGCYCYVNDLLRRSLARLEGGYRAVVVDNEAGMEHLSRRNLLRIDHLVLVGDPTPRGMSAVAAIRDLAGELSLPVGSRWLLLNRPYAATDRSVPAVEGLRPLADLPHDPALPAWEESGRSFLDLPAGGSKAADALLAAVRGRLLAGTPG